From one Diachasmimorpha longicaudata isolate KC_UGA_2023 chromosome 8, iyDiaLong2, whole genome shotgun sequence genomic stretch:
- the LOC135165437 gene encoding protein masquerade-like — translation MTLKTIGVVIFVGFILTCGVRGQDDDSLAGSFLSGLLDTIANTANSEDCPGVCVHALATLICDEVLEDIQCPTASMRCCVNGPLNSTETSSENDIEGSTPTSTEKPITASYPATTTLTTTTTVATTTMSPSTTSTAVTTAMHREPDKPSISKCPPPGLCIEARLTNYCEAILDIDNLCTKPEHRCCVSKDAFGGNPPPGFYVIDRSKGNITKEDKIGEKAASTARPTAPSPVPATTPSTTTTTQRPKPVQRTPCKGECVNGLFALFCDNIDREADCPGGESCCITESPIKVEPTTTTPRPTTKPPQPKLSPCRGFCMLVIFAAFCERPNTIVSKTSTCQSGFICCDDSNSVSPVSKHRPKPAPTRPPATTISLPPDNRPDCISQGGSCIVSYISFTCFRNAELTNLFKCKKAGQQCCAPKFRIRGVNNSSDLSSSNRNDTISGGNFRPQATNFPTFYETPLTTTPPPSTTPLSTTTDPTFNKYVCGVKGTSRGPIQAKSLWRDPRVVGGEDADANEWCWQVALINSLNQYLCGGALVGTQWILTAAHCVTNIVRSGDAIYVRVGDHDLTRKYGSPGAQTLRVATTYIHHNHNSQTLDNDIALLKLHGQAELKDGVCLVCLPARGVSHAAGKRCTVTGYGYMGEAGPIPLRVREAEIPIVSDAECIRKVNAVTEKLFVLPASSFCAGGEPGNDACQGDGGGPLVCQDDGFYELTGLVSWGFGCGRVDVPGVYVKVSAFIGWISQIITVNNL, via the exons atgaCGTTAAAGACTATTGGAGTTGTCATCTTCGTTGGTTTTATTCTGACTTGTGGAGTTCGTGGACAGGATGATGATTCCCTGGCGGGCAGTTTCTTATCAg GTCTTCTAGATACAATAGCAAACACAGCCAACAGCGAGGACTGTCCCGGGGTGTGTGTCCACGCTCTAGCGACGCTGATATGCGACGAGGTCCTCGAGGACATCCAGTGCCCGACGGCGAGCATGCGGTGCTGTGTGAATGGACCACTGAACAGCACCGAGACGTCGTCGGAGAACGACATCGAGGGCTCGACACCCACGAGCACCGAGAAGCCCATCACCGCGAGCTATCCAGCTACCACGACCCTTACCACGACCACCACCGTTGCTACAACTACCATGAGTCCGAGTACAACGTCAACGGCTGTCACTACG gcGATGCACAGGGAGCCTGATAAGCCATCGA TATCGAAATGCCCTCCTCCGGGGCTCTGCATAGAGGCCCGATTAACTAATTACTGCGAAGCCATCCTGGACATTGACAACCTGTGCACGAAACCCGAGCACCGATGCTGCGTCTCCAAGGACGCCTTCGGGGGCAATCCACCCCCGGGATTCTACGTGATCGATCGTTCCAAAGGAAACATCACCAAGGAAGATAAGATCGGGGAGAAGGCAGCCAGCACTGCGCGACCAACGGCTCCCAGTCCTGTACCAGCGACCACGCCGAGCACCACAACGACCACTCAGCGACCAAAACCTGTGCAGCGGACACCCTGCAAGGGGGAGTGCGTCAACGGGCTCTTCGCACTTTTCTGCGACAACATCGACAGGGAGGCTGATTGTCCCGGTGGCGAGTCCTGCTGCATCACCGAGTCGCCAATTAAAGTG GAACCAACAACAACCACCCCTCGCCCAACAACAAAGCCACCGCAGCCGAAACTGTCCCCTTGCCGGGGCTTCTGCATGCTGGTGATATTCGCTGCATTCTGCGAGCGACCCAACACTATTGTTTCTAAAACGTCGACCTGTCAGAGTGGATTTATCTGCTGTGACGATAGCAATTCCGTGTCACCT GTATCAAAACACCGTCCGAAACCGGCCCCAACTCGTCCCCCAGCGACCACGATCTCTTTACCTCCTGACAATCGACCTGATTGCATCAGTCAGGGTGGCTCATGCATCGTCTCGTACATATCCTTCACATGTTTCA GAAACGCCGAGTTGACGAATCTGTTCAAGTGTAAAAAAGCTGGACAACAGTGTTGTGCACCGAAATTCCGGATACGAGGGGTTAATAATTCCAGTGACCTGAGTTCAAGTAATCGGAATGACACTATTTCAGGTGGAAATTTCAGGCCGCAAGCCACCAACTTTCCCACTTTTT ACGAAACGCCCCTCACAACTACCCCACCTCCCTCCACAACCCCTCTATCAACAACAACAGACCCAACGTTCAACAAATACGTATGTGGAGTAAAGGGTACCTCCCGGGGGCCGATCCAGGCCAAGAGCCTGTGGAGGGACCCCCGAGTTGTCGGTGGAGAGGACGCCGATGCCAACGAGTGGTGTTGGCAGGTGGCCCTCATCAATTCCCTCAACCAATACCTGTGTGGAGGTGCTCTTGTGGGGACCCAGTGGATCCTCACTGCGGCTCATTGTGTCACAAA CATCGTACGATCAGGAGACGCTATCTATGTGCGAGTAGGGGATCACGATCTGACCAGGAAGTACGGGAGTCCTGGAGCACAGACCTTGCGAGTGGCGACGACCTACATCCACCACAATCATAACAGCCAGACGCTGGATAACGATATAGCCCTTCTGAAGCTTCATGGCCAGGCAGAACTCAAGGACGGAGTCTGTCTGGTATGCCTGCCAGCCAGAGGAGTCAGTCATGCTGCTGGCAAGAGATGCACAGTCACTGGATATGGATATATGGGTGAAG CTGGTCCCATTCCTCTGAGAGTACGAGAGGCTGAAATTCCAATAGTCAGTGATGCTGAATGCATTCGAAAGGTCAATGCAGTCACTGAGAAGCTGTTTGTTTTGCCTGCGAGCAGCTTTTGCGCTGGGGGGGAGCCTGGCAACGACGCCTGCCAG GGTGATGGTGGGGGACCCCTGGTATGCCAAGACGACGGTTTCTACGAGCTGACAGGCCTTGTGTCCTGGGGCTTCGGATGTGGAAGAGTCGATGTGCCTGGTGTATACGTCAAGGTGTCAGCGTTTATCGGATGGATAAGCCAAATAATAACTGTTAATAATCTTTAG